A single window of Salvia splendens isolate huo1 chromosome 8, SspV2, whole genome shotgun sequence DNA harbors:
- the LOC121744910 gene encoding hydroxymethylglutaryl-CoA synthase-like: MAKNVGILAMEIYFPPTCIQQEVLEAHDGASKGKYTIGLGQDCMAFCSEVEDVISMSMTAVTSLLEKYNVDPKQIGRLEVGSETVLDKSKSIKTFLMPIFEKCGNTDIEGVDSSNACYGGTAALFNCVNWVESSSWDGRYGLVVCTDSAVYAEGPARPTGGAAAIAMLIGPNAPVAFESKLRSSHMAHVYDFYKPDLASEYPVVDGKLSQTCYLMALDACYKGFCQKFEKQEGKQFSILDADYFVFHSPYNKLVQKSFSRLLFNDFSRNASSIDEAAKEKLAPFSSLSNEESYQSRDLEKASQQVAKPFFDTKVQPSTLIPKQVGNMYTASLYAAFASLIHNKSSTLAGQRVILFSYGSGLAATMFSLRFTKGEKPFSLSNIASVMNVSEKLKSRNEFPPEKFVELMQLMEHRYGGKDFITSKDCSLLAPGTYYLTEVDSKYRRFYAKKAVTNGTVANGQ; this comes from the exons ATGGCCAAGAATGTCGGGATCCTCGCCATGGAAATCTACTTCCCTCCCACTTGCATCCAGCAG GAGGTGTTGGAAGCTCATGATGGAGCAAGCAAAGGAAAGTACACAATTGGGCTTGGGCAAGATTGCATGGCATTTTGTTCCGAGGTCGAAGATGTCATTTCCATGAG CATGACGGCAGTAACTTCACTTCTAGAAAAGTACAATGTTGATCCTAAGCAGATTGGACGCCTTGAAGTTGGAAGTGAGACTGTACTCGACAAGAGCAAATCCATTAAGACATTTTTGATGCCGATCTTTGAG AAATGTGGCAATACTGATATCGAAGGTGTTGACTCAAGCAATGCTTGCTATGGGGGGACCGCAGCACTATTTAACTGTGTCAATTGGGTGGAAAGTAGTTCTTGGGATGGAAGATATGGGCTTGTTGTCTGCACCGACAGCGCG GTATATGCAGAGGGACCAGCTAGACCTACTGGTGGGGCTGCAGCCATTGCCATGCTAATAGGACCAAATGCGCCTGTTGCTTTTGAAAGCAAGCTTAGGTCGAGTCACATGGCTCATGTTTATGATTTTTACAAGCCCGACCTTGCCAGTGAATATCCA GTTGTTGATGGCAAGCTTTCACAGACTTGTTACCTCATGGCCCTGGATGCTTGTTACAAAGGCTTCTGTCAAAA GTTTGAGAAGCAGGAGGGCAAGCAGTTCTCGATCTTGGATGCTGACTACTTTGTATTCCATTCCCCATACAACAAG CTTGTACAAAAAAGTTTCTCAAGATTGTTGTTCAATGACTTTTCGAGGAATGCCAG CTCCATCGACGAGGCTGCAAAAGAAAAGCTTGCACCATTTTCGTCATTAAGCAACGAGGAAAGCTACCAAAGTCGTGATCTTGAGAAG GCATCTCAACAAGTCGCAAAACCTTTCTTTGATACCAAGGTGCAACCATCTACGCTCATCCCAAAACAAGTTGGGAACATGTATACCGCGTCACTCTATGCTGCATTTGCTTCTCTCATTCACAACAAAAGTAGCACTCTG GCTGGGCAGAGGGTCATCTTGTTTTCCTACGGGAGTGGTCTCGCAGCCACCATGTTCTCTCTCCGTTTCACCAAGGGAGAAAAACCTTTCAGCCTGTCCAACATTGCATCTGTTATGAATGTGTCAGAGAAGTTGAAGTCAAGGAATGAG TTCCCGCCAGAAAAATTTGTCGAACTGATGCAGCTAATGGAGCACAGGTATGGAGGCAAAGACTTCATCACAAGCAAGGACTGCAGCCTTCTTGCACCAGGTACATACTATCTCACTGAAGTCGACTCCAAATACCGAAGATTCTATGCCAAGAAGGCTGTTACGAATGGAACTGTTGCAAATGGCCAGTGA